A window of Komagataeibacter medellinensis NBRC 3288 contains these coding sequences:
- a CDS encoding dipeptidase has protein sequence MTSIPPSLSPVLEQADRTLDAALERLFAFLRIPSISTQPEHADDCRRAAEWLHAQLDELGFDVTLHATPGHPILVAHDRTPPEGPHVLFYGHYDVQPVDPLNLWESGPFEPKLVTGADGTTRIVARGASDDKGQVMTFIEAIRAIRATTGTLPVHISLLIEGEEECGGPSLVPFMDSHRDELRADVGLICDTAMLPGVPAVTTTLRGMLGEEIHLRCATRDLHSGVYGNAARNPAELLCSILSSIRDGDGRVVLPGFYAGVEEPAPALRARWREIAPDDATFLGEVGLSVPAGEKGYTAIEQTWCRPSFEINGISSGYTGEGFKTVLPGEAVAKVSFRLVAGQDPVHIRQAFCAHVRAMLPDDCTVTFTPCGGSTASALPNDAFGLQPTLRALSAEWDTPAVTIGCGGSIPVAGDMQRILGMPALLVGFALDDDRAHSPNEKYELTSFHKGMRSWVRILHAMARKDG, from the coding sequence ATGACCAGTATCCCCCCTTCCCTTTCTCCCGTTCTGGAACAGGCGGACCGCACACTTGATGCAGCGCTGGAACGGCTGTTTGCCTTCCTGCGCATTCCCAGCATTTCCACCCAGCCCGAACATGCAGATGACTGCAGGCGGGCAGCGGAATGGCTGCATGCGCAACTCGATGAACTCGGGTTTGACGTAACGCTGCATGCAACACCCGGCCACCCCATTCTGGTTGCCCATGACCGCACGCCCCCCGAAGGGCCACATGTGCTGTTCTATGGCCATTACGATGTCCAGCCTGTCGATCCGCTGAACCTGTGGGAGAGCGGCCCGTTCGAGCCGAAGCTGGTAACGGGTGCTGATGGCACCACGCGCATCGTGGCGCGCGGCGCATCGGACGACAAGGGTCAGGTGATGACCTTCATCGAGGCCATCCGCGCCATCCGCGCCACCACGGGCACGCTTCCGGTGCATATCTCGCTGCTGATCGAGGGCGAGGAAGAATGCGGCGGCCCAAGCCTTGTCCCCTTCATGGACAGCCACCGGGATGAACTGCGCGCCGATGTGGGACTGATCTGCGACACCGCCATGCTGCCCGGCGTACCCGCCGTAACCACCACGCTGCGCGGCATGCTGGGCGAGGAAATCCACCTGCGCTGTGCAACCCGCGACCTGCATTCAGGCGTATACGGCAATGCTGCGCGCAACCCGGCGGAACTGCTGTGCAGCATCCTGTCCTCCATCCGCGATGGGGACGGCCGTGTCGTACTGCCCGGCTTTTACGCGGGCGTGGAAGAGCCTGCTCCCGCCCTGCGCGCGCGCTGGCGCGAAATTGCACCTGATGACGCGACCTTCCTGGGTGAGGTCGGGCTGTCCGTCCCAGCGGGCGAGAAAGGCTACACCGCCATCGAACAGACATGGTGCCGCCCCAGCTTCGAGATCAACGGCATTTCCAGCGGCTATACCGGCGAAGGGTTCAAGACCGTACTGCCGGGCGAGGCGGTGGCCAAGGTCTCGTTCCGGCTGGTGGCGGGGCAGGACCCCGTTCATATCCGGCAGGCTTTCTGTGCCCATGTGCGCGCCATGCTGCCCGATGACTGCACGGTGACCTTTACCCCCTGTGGCGGCTCGACCGCCAGCGCGCTGCCCAATGATGCCTTCGGACTACAACCAACACTGCGCGCACTGAGCGCGGAATGGGATACCCCGGCCGTGACCATCGGCTGTGGCGGCTCGATCCCGGTGGCGGGCGACATGCAGCGCATACTGGGCATGCCCGCCCTGCTGGTGGGTTTTGCGCTGGATGACGACCGCGCCCATTCCCCCAACGAAAAATATGAGCTGACTTCCTTCCACAAGGGCATGCGCTCATGGGTCCGCATCCTGCACGCCATGGCGCGCAAGGATGGCTGA